One genomic region from Natrinema caseinilyticum encodes:
- a CDS encoding ABC transporter ATP-binding protein produces the protein MSPVDSLAIETDGLTKRYGETTAVSDLTMDVERGSVYGFLGPNGAGKTTTMRILTTLTKPTSGTARVAGHPITDRESVTPHIGYLPEDPPVYDELTGREQLEYAAGLRDIPDEEAAARIDSMLDRFDLLADANKRIEDYSKGMRQKVGVIQAVLHEPDVAFLDEPTSGLDPRAARTMRDTIADLADREMTIFLSTHILPVVDELADEIGVLHDGTLVAEGDPETLKTRAETGDARSLEDAFLDITREPGEGGRPERPAESR, from the coding sequence ATGAGCCCTGTCGATTCCCTCGCCATCGAAACCGACGGATTGACCAAGCGCTACGGCGAGACGACTGCCGTCTCGGATCTGACCATGGACGTCGAGCGCGGTTCCGTCTACGGGTTTCTCGGGCCGAACGGCGCGGGGAAGACGACCACGATGCGGATACTGACGACGTTGACGAAACCGACGTCGGGGACTGCTCGCGTCGCTGGCCACCCGATCACCGACCGCGAGTCCGTCACTCCGCACATCGGATACCTGCCCGAAGATCCGCCCGTCTACGACGAACTCACCGGCCGCGAACAACTCGAGTACGCGGCCGGACTGCGAGACATCCCGGACGAGGAGGCGGCGGCGCGCATCGACTCGATGCTCGACCGATTCGACCTCCTGGCGGACGCGAACAAACGCATCGAAGACTACTCGAAGGGGATGCGTCAGAAGGTCGGCGTCATCCAGGCCGTGTTGCACGAACCCGACGTCGCCTTCCTGGACGAGCCCACGAGCGGCCTCGATCCCCGCGCCGCTCGGACCATGCGGGATACGATCGCAGACCTCGCCGATCGGGAGATGACCATCTTCCTCTCGACACACATCCTCCCCGTGGTCGACGAACTGGCCGACGAGATCGGCGTGTTGCACGACGGAACGCTCGTCGCCGAGGGCGACCCCGAGACGCTCAAGACCCGCGCCGAGACCGGCGACGCGCGCAGCCTCGAAGACGCCTTCCTCGACATCACCCGCGAACCGGGCGAAGGAGGACGTCCCGAACGGCCGGCCGAATCCCGATAA
- a CDS encoding ABC transporter ATP-binding protein, translating to MAAIELEGLTKRFGDVVAVDGLDLTVEEGEVFGFLGPNGAGKSTTIDILLDFIRPTGGTATVLGHDAQADGLTARNRIGVLPDAYHVYDRLTGRQHVEFAVEMKGVADDPTALLERVRIADAADRKAGGYSKGMRQRLVLAMALVGDPDLLVLDEPSTGLDPNGAREMREIIREENERGTTVFFSSHIMEQVEAVCDRVAIIDSGRLVAVDTIDGLRDSSETGETLYVSVSELDSAVHERVRRLEGVASASIEGDRLRVSIDGVSKFAALDAIDGVSPVQDFSVVESSLEDLFVRYTNEGREVEA from the coding sequence ATGGCGGCGATTGAACTCGAGGGGTTGACGAAACGATTCGGCGACGTCGTCGCCGTCGATGGACTCGACCTGACCGTCGAGGAAGGCGAAGTCTTCGGCTTCCTCGGCCCCAACGGCGCGGGGAAGTCGACGACGATCGACATCCTCCTGGATTTCATCCGGCCGACCGGTGGGACCGCCACCGTTCTGGGACACGACGCCCAAGCGGACGGGCTGACCGCCAGGAACCGAATCGGCGTTCTTCCCGACGCGTATCACGTCTACGACCGGCTCACCGGCCGTCAACACGTCGAGTTCGCCGTCGAGATGAAAGGCGTCGCCGACGATCCGACCGCGCTGCTCGAGCGTGTTCGGATCGCCGACGCTGCCGATCGGAAAGCGGGCGGCTACTCGAAGGGCATGCGACAGCGGCTCGTGCTGGCGATGGCGCTGGTCGGTGATCCGGACCTCCTCGTCCTCGACGAACCATCGACGGGGTTGGACCCGAACGGTGCCCGCGAGATGCGCGAGATCATCCGCGAAGAGAACGAGCGCGGGACGACGGTCTTCTTCTCGAGTCACATCATGGAGCAGGTCGAGGCGGTCTGCGACCGCGTTGCGATCATCGACAGCGGCCGACTCGTCGCGGTCGATACGATCGACGGGCTTCGGGATTCGAGCGAGACCGGCGAAACCCTGTACGTCTCCGTCTCGGAACTCGATTCAGCCGTCCACGAGCGCGTTCGGCGACTCGAGGGCGTCGCCAGCGCCTCGATCGAGGGGGACAGGCTACGGGTGAGCATCGACGGCGTCTCGAAGTTCGCCGCCCTGGACGCCATCGACGGGGTGTCCCCCGTCCAGGACTTCTCGGTCGTCGAGTCCTCGCTCGAGGACCTGTTCGTCCGCTATACAAATGAGGGTCGGGAGGTCGAGGCATGA
- the carB gene encoding carbamoyl-phosphate synthase large subunit, protein MSTDTAADGETGDGRTILLIGSGPIQIGQAAEFDYSGAQACRALQEEGARVVLVNSNPATIMTDPEMADRVYIEPITTDAIAEIIREENPDGVIAGLGGQTGLNVTAELAEEGVLDEYDVEIMGTPLDTIYATEDRDLFRQRMEKIGQPVPKSTTIALDDDESVSELTEADLVDRVEAAVDEVGGLPVIARTTYTLGGSGSGVVEEMDELIERVRKGLRLSRNSEVLITESIAGWVEYEYEVMRDADDSCIIICNMENIDPMGIHTGESTVVTPSQIVPDEGHQEMRTAALDVIRELGIQGGCNIQFAWHDDGTPGGEYRVVEVNPRVSRSSALASKATGYPIARVTAKVALGKRLHEIENEITGETTAAFEPAIDYVVTKVPRWPKDKFDDVDFELTTAMKSTGEAMAIGRTFEESLLKALRSSEYEPDVDWAEVSDEELEERYLERPSPDRPYAMFEAFERGYTVAEVQERTGIFEWYTERYKNVADSTLAAQEGDFTEAAITGHTNATIASAAGADVGTVEQEVPGRTYKQVDTCAGEFKAETPYYYSSRKNEFESGPLLGEAASGELEVDRDIESVIVVGGGPIRIGQGVEFDYCSVHAVRALRELGIDAHVVNNNPETVSTDYDTSDGLFFEPITAEEVADVAEATGADGVMVQFGGQTSVNIGEPLEDELERRGLDCEVMGTSVEAMDLAEDRDRFNALMDELGIAQPDGGTAFSKEEALDLAHDIGYPVLVRPSYVLGGRAMDVVYDDDELETYIEEAVRVSPEKPILVDDFLEDAIELDVDAVSDGRNVLIGGIMEHVETAGVHSGDSACMIPPRSLDADTLERVREVTEDIAEALKTKGLLNVQLAVRDGEVYVLEANPRSSRTVPFVSKATGVPIAKLAAKVMAGETLASLEAEEQLPDHTSIKEVVLPFDRLPGSDPRLGPEMKSTGEVMGTASEFGTAYWKAQQAAGNAVSEGTAVVDLDVDGFENHFDVTDFDDVPQAIRDGEIDFVVSRDRDSLEMAVEEEIPYLSTEASAEAYVEALDSFDGTLEVAAVTDRPKGAAEWGRSE, encoded by the coding sequence ATGAGTACGGACACCGCCGCAGACGGCGAGACGGGGGACGGACGCACGATCCTGTTGATCGGAAGCGGGCCGATCCAGATCGGACAGGCCGCCGAATTCGACTACTCGGGGGCGCAGGCCTGCCGGGCACTTCAGGAGGAAGGTGCTCGAGTCGTCCTCGTGAACTCGAACCCGGCGACGATCATGACCGATCCGGAGATGGCCGATCGCGTGTACATCGAGCCGATCACGACGGACGCCATCGCCGAGATCATTCGCGAGGAAAACCCGGACGGCGTCATCGCCGGCCTGGGGGGCCAGACCGGGCTCAACGTTACCGCGGAGCTCGCAGAAGAGGGCGTCCTCGACGAGTACGACGTCGAGATCATGGGAACGCCGCTCGACACGATCTACGCGACGGAAGACCGCGACCTCTTTCGCCAGCGTATGGAGAAGATCGGTCAGCCGGTGCCGAAGTCGACCACCATCGCGCTCGACGACGACGAATCGGTTTCGGAACTGACCGAAGCCGACCTCGTCGACCGCGTCGAGGCTGCCGTCGACGAGGTCGGCGGCCTCCCGGTCATCGCTCGAACGACGTACACGCTCGGCGGTTCCGGGTCCGGCGTCGTCGAAGAGATGGACGAACTCATCGAACGCGTCCGCAAGGGACTGCGCCTCTCCCGGAACAGCGAGGTCCTGATCACCGAATCGATCGCCGGCTGGGTCGAGTACGAGTACGAGGTGATGCGCGACGCGGACGACTCGTGTATCATCATCTGTAACATGGAGAACATCGACCCGATGGGCATCCACACCGGCGAGTCCACCGTCGTCACGCCCTCCCAGATCGTTCCCGACGAGGGCCACCAGGAGATGCGCACCGCCGCGCTCGACGTCATCCGCGAACTCGGCATTCAGGGCGGCTGTAACATCCAGTTCGCCTGGCACGACGACGGCACCCCCGGCGGCGAGTACCGCGTCGTCGAGGTCAACCCGCGCGTCTCGCGTTCCTCCGCGCTCGCCTCCAAGGCGACCGGCTACCCGATCGCTCGCGTGACCGCGAAGGTCGCACTCGGCAAGCGCCTCCACGAGATCGAAAACGAAATTACGGGCGAGACCACGGCCGCGTTCGAACCCGCGATCGACTACGTCGTCACCAAGGTCCCCCGGTGGCCCAAGGACAAGTTCGACGACGTCGATTTCGAACTGACGACGGCGATGAAATCGACCGGCGAGGCGATGGCGATCGGCCGGACGTTCGAGGAATCGCTGCTCAAAGCCCTCCGATCGTCCGAGTACGAACCCGACGTCGACTGGGCCGAGGTCTCGGACGAGGAACTCGAGGAGCGCTACCTCGAGCGCCCGTCCCCGGACCGTCCCTACGCGATGTTCGAAGCGTTCGAACGCGGCTACACCGTCGCGGAGGTCCAGGAGCGAACGGGCATCTTCGAGTGGTACACCGAGCGCTACAAGAACGTCGCCGATTCGACGCTCGCCGCACAGGAGGGCGACTTCACGGAGGCGGCGATCACCGGTCACACCAACGCGACGATCGCGTCCGCGGCCGGCGCGGACGTCGGAACGGTCGAACAGGAAGTGCCCGGTCGCACGTACAAACAGGTCGATACCTGCGCCGGCGAGTTCAAAGCCGAGACGCCGTATTACTACTCGTCGCGCAAGAACGAATTCGAGTCGGGGCCGCTGCTCGGCGAGGCCGCCTCGGGCGAACTCGAGGTCGACCGGGATATAGAGAGCGTGATCGTCGTCGGCGGCGGCCCGATCCGTATCGGGCAGGGCGTCGAGTTCGACTACTGCTCGGTTCACGCGGTTCGTGCACTGCGCGAGCTGGGAATCGACGCCCACGTCGTCAACAACAACCCGGAAACGGTCTCGACGGACTACGACACCTCCGACGGCCTCTTCTTCGAGCCGATCACCGCCGAAGAGGTCGCCGACGTCGCCGAAGCGACCGGCGCGGACGGCGTGATGGTCCAGTTCGGCGGCCAGACCTCGGTCAACATCGGCGAACCGCTCGAGGACGAACTCGAGCGTCGCGGCCTCGACTGTGAGGTCATGGGAACGAGCGTCGAAGCGATGGACTTAGCGGAGGACCGCGACCGCTTCAACGCCCTGATGGACGAACTCGGCATCGCCCAGCCCGACGGCGGGACGGCTTTCTCCAAGGAGGAGGCCCTCGACCTCGCCCACGACATCGGGTATCCCGTCCTCGTGCGTCCCTCCTACGTGCTCGGCGGCCGCGCGATGGACGTGGTCTACGACGACGACGAACTCGAGACCTACATCGAGGAAGCCGTTCGCGTCAGCCCCGAGAAACCGATCCTCGTCGACGACTTCCTCGAGGACGCGATCGAACTCGACGTCGACGCCGTCTCCGACGGCCGCAACGTATTGATCGGCGGTATCATGGAACACGTCGAGACCGCGGGCGTCCACTCCGGCGACTCCGCCTGCATGATCCCGCCGCGTTCGCTCGATGCGGACACGCTCGAGCGCGTCCGCGAAGTCACCGAGGACATCGCCGAAGCGCTGAAGACGAAGGGGCTGTTGAACGTTCAACTCGCCGTTCGTGACGGCGAGGTATACGTCCTGGAAGCGAACCCGCGCTCTTCGCGCACCGTCCCGTTCGTCTCGAAGGCGACGGGCGTTCCGATCGCCAAACTCGCGGCCAAAGTCATGGCCGGCGAGACGCTCGCGAGTCTCGAGGCCGAAGAGCAACTCCCAGATCACACGTCGATCAAAGAGGTCGTCCTCCCGTTCGACCGCCTGCCTGGGTCGGACCCGCGTCTCGGCCCGGAGATGAAGTCGACGGGCGAAGTGATGGGGACGGCGAGCGAGTTCGGAACCGCCTACTGGAAGGCCCAGCAGGCCGCCGGCAACGCCGTCAGCGAGGGGACCGCGGTCGTCGACCTCGACGTCGACGGCTTCGAGAACCACTTCGACGTGACCGACTTCGACGACGTGCCACAGGCCATTCGCGACGGCGAGATCGACTTCGTCGTCAGCCGGGACCGCGACTCCCTCGAGATGGCGGTCGAAGAAGAGATCCCCTACCTGTCGACCGAAGCCAGCGCCGAGGCCTACGTCGAGGCACTCGACAGCTTCGACGGGACGCTCGAGGTCGCCGCCGTCACCGACCGCCCGAAGGGCGCGGCCGAGTGGGGCCGGTCGGAGTAA
- a CDS encoding stage II sporulation protein M: protein MVRTRRPDSPLIASIILFFAGVAVGLLLQSPVIPVDSPTGSERSIWFFFSTNAMVATLLYFGTFTFGVSTSITLLYNGFVVGYALSGSENVLYSIVLLVPHAIVELPAFWIAGAAGLRVPFELIRYFSGRQERLVRKSSVKRSGRQFAFAIVLLGVAAWIEAAVTPMVATAF, encoded by the coding sequence GTGGTACGGACAAGAAGACCCGATTCTCCGCTTATCGCATCGATCATCCTCTTTTTTGCCGGAGTGGCTGTAGGTCTCTTACTGCAGAGTCCGGTTATACCGGTCGATTCTCCGACAGGAAGCGAGCGGTCGATCTGGTTTTTCTTCTCGACGAACGCTATGGTAGCAACGCTTCTTTATTTCGGTACGTTCACTTTCGGAGTTAGTACTTCGATTACACTATTGTACAACGGTTTTGTCGTCGGATACGCACTTAGCGGAAGTGAGAACGTTCTATATTCCATCGTTCTCTTAGTACCACACGCTATCGTTGAATTGCCAGCGTTTTGGATTGCGGGCGCAGCAGGTCTGCGCGTGCCGTTCGAACTAATTCGGTACTTTTCAGGTCGTCAAGAGAGATTAGTTAGGAAGTCTTCCGTGAAGCGGAGTGGCCGTCAGTTCGCATTCGCAATCGTGTTGCTCGGTGTTGCAGCGTGGATAGAAGCAGCAGTCACACCGATGGTCGCTACAGCTTTCTAG
- a CDS encoding hybrid sensor histidine kinase/response regulator — translation MAAFGTTDFHHPHRVLYLDPDPTARRRTADGLESAADISVEPVATPSELRTALADAPECACVVTEYRFEETDALSLCERLRDDGDADVPFVLYTADGDETLASDAITAGLAGYVPREAEDSIERLLAQIGTVVDAAGGAGETDATDRSPRTRERPPPRAERDHFAAVFELSPDPIVVRRRAEPTEIVDVNDAFEATFGYDRSDIAESSLEDFLVPDDAEPLCLAEADGHGEAITAEVERLTADGRSEFRLLRFETEFEGEVYEYALYTDISKQKRRERELERYRTLVETVGDSMYVLDAEGTIEMVNDAMADRIGESRENLVGSDPADYMSDEDIERGKKTLLDIVDDDSRNWGTFEMSFEPVDGQPSLAEDNVAPLVDEDGNLAGSVGVIRDISDRKKRERRIRRLHDGTRLLMASSKTEDVARVASRVARDALELRMNAVHLYDETEDELVPVAVTDRTEELLGEVPAVERNGGLAWDAFEAGEAIAHGDVRLDPNVRNPETPIRSEAHIPIGDAGVFIVGSTEPNDFDEEALALAKILVANVEVALQRANREDELAARTAELERQNDRLEAFASTVSHDLRNPLTLAMGHTENVAPHLDDEGERYCEEIRWALDRMDGLIENLLTLARTGQRLTTTEPVDLDTIVDQARRTVDPDLRVVRDEPLPTVEADGDRLLVLFENVFRNALEHAGDDVAVTIEGTDDGFAIADDGPGIPVDERENVLESGYSTASDGTGFGLAIVSEVVQAHGWSIAVDESDAGGLRLAFSIAE, via the coding sequence ATGGCTGCGTTCGGCACCACCGATTTCCACCACCCACACCGCGTTCTCTACCTCGATCCCGATCCCACGGCTCGGCGTCGGACCGCCGACGGACTCGAGTCGGCCGCCGATATCTCGGTCGAACCCGTCGCGACACCGTCCGAGCTCCGAACCGCGCTCGCCGACGCACCCGAGTGCGCGTGCGTCGTCACCGAATACCGGTTCGAGGAAACGGATGCGCTGTCGCTGTGCGAACGACTTCGGGACGACGGAGACGCAGACGTTCCGTTCGTCCTCTACACCGCCGACGGCGACGAGACGCTCGCCAGCGATGCGATTACGGCCGGCCTCGCGGGATACGTCCCGCGAGAAGCCGAGGATTCGATCGAACGGTTGCTCGCCCAGATCGGGACGGTCGTCGACGCTGCGGGAGGGGCCGGCGAAACCGACGCCACCGACCGGTCCCCGCGGACTCGCGAGCGACCGCCCCCTCGGGCCGAACGCGACCACTTCGCCGCGGTGTTCGAGCTCAGCCCCGATCCGATCGTGGTGAGACGCCGGGCCGAACCCACGGAGATCGTGGACGTCAACGACGCATTCGAGGCGACCTTCGGGTACGACCGGTCGGATATCGCCGAGAGCTCGCTCGAGGACTTCCTCGTTCCGGACGACGCGGAGCCGCTGTGTCTCGCCGAGGCGGACGGGCACGGGGAGGCGATCACCGCGGAGGTCGAGCGGCTAACGGCCGACGGTCGCAGCGAGTTCCGGCTCCTGAGATTCGAAACCGAATTCGAGGGAGAGGTCTACGAGTACGCGCTGTATACGGACATCAGCAAACAGAAGCGACGGGAACGCGAACTCGAGCGGTACCGAACGCTGGTCGAAACGGTCGGCGATTCGATGTACGTTCTCGACGCCGAGGGCACGATCGAGATGGTCAACGACGCGATGGCGGACCGGATCGGCGAGTCGCGAGAAAACCTCGTCGGTTCGGATCCCGCTGATTACATGTCGGACGAAGACATCGAACGGGGAAAGAAGACGCTGCTCGACATCGTCGACGACGACAGTCGAAACTGGGGAACCTTCGAAATGAGCTTCGAGCCCGTCGACGGCCAGCCGTCTCTGGCGGAGGACAACGTCGCACCGCTCGTGGACGAGGACGGGAATCTGGCCGGCAGCGTCGGCGTCATCAGGGACATCAGCGATCGAAAGAAGCGCGAACGCCGCATCCGCCGACTTCACGACGGAACGCGACTACTGATGGCGTCGTCGAAAACGGAGGACGTCGCACGCGTCGCCAGCCGGGTCGCACGCGACGCTCTCGAGTTGCGGATGAATGCCGTCCATCTCTACGACGAGACCGAAGACGAGCTCGTTCCCGTCGCAGTGACCGATCGAACGGAGGAGTTGCTCGGCGAGGTTCCCGCGGTCGAACGCAACGGCGGACTCGCCTGGGACGCCTTCGAGGCCGGTGAAGCGATCGCTCACGGCGACGTTCGCCTCGATCCGAACGTCCGAAACCCCGAGACGCCGATCCGAAGCGAGGCACACATTCCGATCGGCGACGCGGGGGTGTTCATCGTCGGCTCGACCGAGCCGAACGACTTCGACGAGGAGGCGCTCGCACTCGCGAAGATCCTCGTCGCGAACGTCGAGGTCGCACTCCAGCGCGCCAATCGAGAGGACGAACTGGCCGCTCGCACGGCCGAACTCGAGCGCCAGAACGACCGACTCGAGGCCTTCGCCAGCACCGTCTCCCACGACCTCCGGAATCCGCTGACGCTCGCGATGGGTCACACGGAGAACGTAGCGCCTCACCTCGACGACGAGGGCGAACGCTACTGCGAAGAGATCCGCTGGGCCCTAGACCGGATGGACGGTCTCATCGAGAACCTCCTCACGCTCGCCCGGACCGGCCAACGCCTGACGACGACGGAGCCGGTCGACCTCGATACGATCGTCGACCAGGCCCGTCGGACCGTCGATCCGGACCTCCGAGTCGTCCGAGACGAGCCGTTGCCGACGGTCGAGGCCGACGGAGATCGTCTGCTCGTCCTCTTCGAGAACGTCTTCCGCAACGCCCTCGAACACGCCGGCGATGACGTGGCGGTCACGATCGAGGGCACGGACGACGGGTTCGCGATCGCCGACGACGGTCCCGGAATCCCGGTCGACGAGCGCGAGAACGTTCTCGAATCGGGATACAGCACCGCGTCGGACGGGACCGGCTTCGGGCTGGCGATCGTGTCCGAAGTCGTCCAGGCCCACGGCTGGTCGATCGCGGTCGACGAGAGCGACGCTGGCGGGTTGCGTCTGGCGTTTTCTATCGCGGAGTGA
- a CDS encoding ABC transporter permease subunit: MTWAAVAKKDFRDAVQSRALWALVAVFVILSVVSTYAYVEVPELLGSPTGATFGGLLFFTIGLVGLFVPLSAIVVCYKSLAGERELGSIKLLLSLPTTRGRVFAGKVVGRAAVLVFGLGVGLLAGLGVGAALLGEIDLLAVLTFVLITLAFAAVYATIVVGISATTGSTSRATTLSLAFFVVFELLWDAVPMGILYVVGGLSLPSTMPDWLYPLMQVSPSAAYFSAIVALLPDLAATAGADPAQSGAGVQASAAAAEPFYSRPVIGLVVLGLWFVVPLVVGFYRFDGADF; the protein is encoded by the coding sequence ATGACCTGGGCCGCCGTCGCGAAGAAGGATTTCCGGGATGCCGTCCAGTCGCGGGCGCTGTGGGCCCTCGTTGCCGTCTTCGTGATCCTCTCGGTGGTTTCCACCTACGCCTACGTCGAGGTCCCCGAACTGCTCGGCTCGCCCACCGGCGCGACCTTCGGCGGCCTGCTGTTCTTCACGATCGGGCTCGTCGGGCTGTTCGTGCCGCTCTCGGCGATCGTCGTCTGCTACAAGTCCCTCGCCGGGGAGCGCGAACTCGGGAGCATCAAGCTGTTGCTCTCCCTCCCGACTACGCGCGGGCGGGTCTTCGCCGGGAAGGTCGTCGGCCGGGCCGCCGTCCTCGTCTTCGGACTCGGCGTCGGGCTCCTCGCCGGCCTCGGCGTCGGCGCCGCACTGCTCGGCGAGATCGATCTCCTCGCGGTCCTGACGTTCGTCCTGATCACGCTGGCATTCGCGGCCGTTTACGCGACGATCGTCGTCGGCATCTCCGCGACGACCGGGTCGACGTCGCGGGCGACGACGCTTTCGCTCGCCTTCTTCGTCGTCTTCGAACTGCTGTGGGACGCGGTCCCGATGGGGATCCTGTACGTCGTCGGCGGACTTTCGCTCCCGTCGACGATGCCCGACTGGCTGTATCCGCTGATGCAGGTCTCGCCCTCCGCGGCGTACTTCTCCGCGATCGTCGCGCTGTTGCCCGACCTCGCGGCGACGGCCGGTGCCGATCCCGCTCAGTCGGGCGCCGGCGTTCAGGCAAGCGCCGCCGCGGCGGAACCGTTCTACTCGCGTCCTGTAATCGGGCTCGTCGTGCTCGGCCTGTGGTTCGTCGTCCCGCTCGTCGTCGGCTTCTATCGGTTCGACGGGGCCGACTTCTGA
- a CDS encoding DUF5815 family protein — protein MAAPRVPGSGGGDELELPCGETVDPHEIDLGMREYGCSCGDTHAVVTDVHPPSRFLPESLVVVLRESIDTDDDFDEFGTPHLLGVVMEEFPDQVAVYDASGDGAVGYALLWLTDFDSRRLHEIVVELVVELMEHAISHAEDDAAITEFESQMLEFDVSEFVDQYRRRRDFESEYDQPV, from the coding sequence ATGGCAGCGCCCCGCGTCCCCGGATCCGGTGGCGGCGACGAACTCGAGCTTCCCTGCGGGGAAACTGTCGATCCCCACGAGATCGACCTCGGGATGCGCGAGTACGGCTGTTCCTGCGGTGATACCCACGCCGTCGTCACCGACGTCCACCCTCCGTCGCGGTTTCTCCCCGAATCGCTCGTGGTCGTCCTCCGGGAGAGCATCGATACCGACGACGATTTCGACGAGTTCGGCACGCCTCATCTGCTCGGCGTCGTCATGGAGGAGTTTCCCGACCAGGTGGCCGTCTACGACGCGAGCGGCGACGGTGCCGTTGGGTACGCGTTGCTCTGGCTCACCGACTTCGATTCCCGGCGACTTCACGAGATCGTCGTCGAACTCGTCGTCGAACTCATGGAACACGCGATCAGCCACGCCGAGGACGACGCCGCGATCACCGAATTCGAGTCACAGATGCTCGAATTCGACGTCTCGGAATTCGTCGATCAGTACCGGCGACGGCGCGATTTCGAGAGCGAGTACGATCAGCCGGTGTAG
- a CDS encoding Yip1 family protein: protein MDRNLIFDPHRFFDQESRDPRLLPPVLTVLLTGILLNMATVLLLPKLTQTLPSENQMFATVITLLGVVGSIAGIFVLWFIYAGVFHTISVYFDGEGDFRTVFLLTGWGFFPLVLNGLFAALMLQYTLQGITVPQDPAQLDNFIRGLESRTPILFSSVLRIPLLIWQAAIWTLAVKYARSLTIKEAIVTVSLPTLLTFAYNLYELYGVVFA, encoded by the coding sequence ATGGATAGGAATCTTATCTTTGATCCCCACCGGTTTTTCGATCAAGAGTCGAGAGATCCGCGATTGCTACCACCAGTGCTAACGGTACTTCTCACTGGCATACTGCTAAACATGGCCACAGTTCTGTTGCTTCCCAAGCTGACGCAGACACTTCCATCAGAGAATCAGATGTTTGCTACGGTGATCACGCTGCTTGGCGTCGTCGGATCAATAGCCGGGATTTTTGTACTCTGGTTCATCTATGCTGGGGTTTTCCATACGATATCGGTGTACTTTGATGGCGAAGGCGATTTTCGAACGGTGTTTTTGCTTACCGGATGGGGGTTCTTCCCGTTGGTTTTGAACGGCCTCTTTGCAGCCCTCATGCTCCAGTATACTCTGCAAGGTATAACCGTTCCACAGGACCCTGCACAACTCGATAACTTTATTCGAGGTTTGGAATCTAGGACACCAATCCTGTTCAGTTCCGTGCTTCGTATTCCACTTCTCATTTGGCAAGCAGCAATTTGGACGCTCGCGGTCAAGTATGCAAGAAGCTTGACTATTAAGGAAGCGATAGTGACAGTCAGTTTACCGACCTTGCTTACATTCGCCTATAATCTGTACGAGCTATACGGTGTGGTCTTTGCCTGA
- a CDS encoding DUF7124 domain-containing protein translates to MNGESDMTLAFELEALKELASPERVFEDARGWTEYIGVVSEKPTYVVTNFTRKNRIRQDFFSGPRGKEESLEGVKDQFDTERYVYIGASDEDEQLADAVDWEYLAVEDAAEAADWVLATHAEGEDEDEEPVRDDWP, encoded by the coding sequence ATGAACGGCGAAAGCGACATGACCCTGGCATTCGAACTCGAGGCGCTGAAGGAACTCGCCTCGCCCGAGCGCGTCTTCGAGGACGCCAGGGGCTGGACCGAGTACATCGGCGTCGTTTCCGAGAAGCCGACCTACGTGGTGACGAACTTCACGCGAAAGAACCGAATCCGCCAGGACTTCTTCTCCGGTCCCCGCGGCAAAGAAGAGAGCCTCGAGGGCGTCAAAGACCAGTTCGACACCGAGCGCTACGTCTACATCGGTGCGAGCGACGAGGACGAGCAACTGGCCGATGCGGTCGACTGGGAGTATCTCGCCGTCGAAGACGCGGCGGAGGCGGCCGACTGGGTTCTGGCGACGCACGCCGAAGGCGAGGACGAAGACGAGGAACCGGTGCGCGACGACTGGCCCTGA